In Mastigocladopsis repens PCC 10914, a single window of DNA contains:
- a CDS encoding GTP-binding protein, with protein MSQSNPVSKNLQETHLNRARASLRQALSWYGNLRKPGQPSTNSQLAGLVKPELEVLTSTLNKLDYNVIRIAAFGLVSRGKSAVLNALLGQKILQTGPLNGVTQYPRSVRWNPGGKVQVELIDTPGLDEIEGDLRAQMAREVVIQADLILFVVSGDITRTEYRALCELRQAQKPLILVFNKIDLYPDTDKTAIYNNLQQLGAGNPQGKPLKPDEIVMVAAEPASIEVRVEFPDGHVTYELETPPPQIDDLKETILKILNREGRSLLALNALIQARDAQEAIAQKTLDFRQQQAEDLIWQYTKYKALAVALNPIAFLDILGGTVADLALIRSLARLYGLPITSYEAGKILKTILLSSGGLLLGELGSSLLLGLGKSTAAIASGDNPINITAYTGTAITQGGVAGYGAYAVGKAAQVYLEKGCSWGQLGASTVIQEILAEVEQNTILYRLRQELEQFSFNRTSLRQ; from the coding sequence TTGAGTCAATCTAACCCAGTGTCAAAGAACCTGCAAGAAACTCACTTAAACCGCGCTCGTGCTAGCCTCAGACAAGCGCTGTCTTGGTATGGAAATCTTCGCAAACCGGGACAGCCGTCAACAAACTCACAATTAGCAGGTTTGGTAAAACCGGAATTGGAAGTTTTGACCTCCACACTCAACAAACTAGACTACAACGTCATTCGCATCGCTGCTTTTGGTTTGGTGAGTCGTGGGAAATCAGCGGTGTTGAATGCATTGCTGGGACAAAAGATATTGCAAACTGGTCCGCTTAACGGTGTGACTCAGTACCCTCGTTCCGTACGCTGGAATCCTGGCGGTAAGGTGCAGGTGGAATTAATTGATACACCAGGATTAGATGAAATTGAGGGTGACTTACGGGCACAAATGGCGCGAGAAGTCGTGATTCAGGCAGATTTGATTTTGTTTGTGGTGTCTGGTGACATTACACGGACAGAGTATCGAGCACTGTGTGAATTGCGACAGGCGCAGAAACCCTTAATTTTGGTGTTCAACAAGATAGACCTCTACCCTGATACAGATAAAACAGCAATTTATAATAATTTGCAACAGTTGGGGGCAGGAAATCCCCAAGGTAAACCCTTAAAGCCTGATGAAATTGTTATGGTGGCGGCGGAACCTGCATCTATAGAAGTGCGCGTTGAGTTTCCCGACGGTCATGTGACTTATGAATTGGAGACACCACCGCCACAAATAGATGATCTAAAAGAAACAATTCTTAAAATTCTTAATCGCGAAGGGCGATCGCTCCTCGCTTTAAACGCACTCATCCAAGCAAGGGATGCACAAGAGGCGATCGCCCAAAAAACCCTCGACTTTCGTCAACAACAAGCAGAAGACTTGATTTGGCAATATACTAAATACAAAGCTTTAGCAGTAGCACTCAACCCCATCGCCTTCTTAGATATTCTAGGCGGAACCGTGGCAGACTTGGCTTTAATTCGCTCTCTAGCACGCCTCTATGGTTTACCAATCACAAGCTACGAAGCAGGAAAAATTTTAAAAACGATTTTATTGAGTTCCGGTGGCTTGCTGTTGGGAGAACTAGGCAGCAGTTTGCTGTTAGGTTTGGGTAAAAGTACCGCTGCAATTGCTTCTGGAGATAACCCGATAAATATTACTGCATATACTGGAACTGCAATCACGCAAGGTGGTGTCGCAGGTTATGGAGCATATGCAGTAGGTAAAGCGGCACAGGTATATTTAGAAAAAGGCTGTTCTTGGGGACAATTAGGAGCAAGTACAGTCATTCAAGAAATACTGGCTGAGGTGGAACAAAATACAATTTTGTATCGCTTGCGCCAAGAGTTGGAGCAGTTTTCTTTCAACCGTACTTCACTACGTCAATAA